In a single window of the Biomphalaria glabrata chromosome 5, xgBioGlab47.1, whole genome shotgun sequence genome:
- the LOC106053390 gene encoding acid-sensing ion channel 2-like isoform X2 has product MEPMVNGEIQQEGLSVTADVEEFRPNKSSQDLLKDMYLDACEDDSTSTGASFTTKDAIFAGKKESTRFRGLWKIFSKYADISSLNGVPFIMQSRHCLVKVAWSLLLVGAIGASIFHLYYLFSNYFEYQKYSQVQLKFDSLKFPAVTICNVNMMRISQKRFASEEIQSLFQTEIKWNSSNKSLNNTTDSEVNKKAYELDNEEIQHIADDDDLVPDMSNPCLLEWVKDKERELCQHCSYCWDQGQLSNSSLYEIDDYFQYLFNKQSMDIRQQIGHQKEGLIRMCSFAGRMCGYELFQQVVSPQYGNCYTLHHENFTSRKSGIAGGLELILSLETDEYTPAITSDVGARVIIHEPGTAPFLDDNDIAVSPGMHTFIALKKVEIIRIGEPFSSCISESHTVLDYKYTKPACQKACEQMHIKDRCNCIDSDLDQSMTNTTMSQCKSKEDLKCLYQVRCELETKKDSCNCTDLCRESTYEKTIATLQWPTDSYVNYIRPSVCNGSKPPSFCKLNISNAALRDELVKLNIYFGDLNYEELADEPNYEITNLLSDIGGSIGLWIGMSVLSVFELIHLALEIIRYFSWRKWRKRAEKRKQDKEKTKEGVINS; this is encoded by the exons ATGGAGCCAATGGTGAATGGGGAAATACAGCAAGAGGGACTATCTGTTACAGCGGATGTGGAAGAATTCCGTCCAAAT AAGTCTTCTCAAGATCTACTTAAAGACATGTACCTAGACGCCTGCGAAGATGACAGCACCAGCACTGGAGCGTCCTTCACAACAAAGGACGCCATATTTGCTGGAAAAAAGGAATCTACGCGATTCCGAGGACTATGGAAAATATTCTCCAAATACGCAGATATATCCTCTTTAAACGGAGTTCCATTTATTATGCAGTCTCGCCATTGCCTAGTCAAAGTTGCCTGGTCCCTACTCCTAGTTGGCGCCATTGGAGCATCAATATTTCATCTATACTA TCTGTTCTCCAACTATTTTGAGTACCAGAAATATTCTCAAGTCCAACTGAAGTTCGACAGCCTGAAGTTTCCAGCAGTGACAATATGTAATGTGAACATGATGAGAATTTCACAG AAAAGGTTTGCATCTGAAGAAATTCAAAGTTTATTCCAGACAGAGATTAAGTGGAACTCTTCAAATAAGAGTTTAAATAACACAACAGATTCTGAAGTGAACAAAAAAGCATATGAGCT GGATAATGAGGAGATTCAGCACATagcagatgatgatgatttagTACCAGACATGTCCAATCCATGCTTGCTGGAATGGGTCAAGgataaagaaagagaattaTGTCAG CACTGCAGTTACTGCTGGGATCAGGGTCAGTTAAGTAATTCCTCATTGTATGAAATCGATGATTATTTCCAGTATTTGTTCAACAAGCAGTCAAT GGATATACGTCAACAGATTGGTCATCAGAAAGAAGGCTTGATTAGAATGTGCTCTTTTGCTGGACGGATGTGTGGTTATGA ACTGTTTCAACAAGTAGTGTCTCCACAGTATGGAAACTGTTATACATTACATCATGAGAACTTTACTTCCAGAAAAAGTGGAATTGCTGGAG GACTTGAACTGATTTTGTCTCTAGAGACAGATGAGTACACACCTGCCATAACATCTGATGTTGGAGCTAGAGTTATAATTCATGAGCCTGGCACTGCTCCATTTCTGGATGACAATGATATAGCTGTCAGTCCTGGAATGCATACATTCATTGCTTTGAAGAAA GTTGAAATTATTAGGATTGGAGAGCCATTTTCATCATGTATATCTGAAAGTCACACAGTCTTGGACTACAAGTATACAAAACCA gcttGTCAGAAAGCTTGTGAGCAGATGCATATCAAAGATAGATGTAATTGTATTGACTCTGATCTAGATCAGTCCATGACCAACACAACCATGTCTCAGTGCAAGAGTAAGGAAG ACTTGAAATGCTTATATCAAGTGAGATGTGAATTGGAAACTAAAAAAGACTCTTGTAATTGTACAGATCTATGCAG AGAATCTACCTATGAAAAAACAATAGCTACGTTGCAATGGCCAACAGACAGTTATGTT AACTATATAAGACCTAGTGTCTGCAATGGTTCAAAGCCGCCATCGTTTTGCAAACTGAACATATCCAATGCTGctttaag AGATGAACTGGTCAAATTGAACATCTATTTTGGAGATTTGAACTACGAGGAGCTTGCTGATGAGCCCAATTATGAG ATTACCAATTTGCTGTCTGATATTGGAGGTTCTATAGGTCTCTGGATTGGTATGTCAGTGCTGAGTGTGTTTGAACTGATACATCTTGCCTTGGAAATCATTCGTTACTTCTCTTGGaggaaatggagaaagagggcAGAGAAAAGAAAACAGGATAAAGAAAAAACTAAAGAAGGAGTCATCAACAGTTGA
- the LOC106053390 gene encoding acid-sensing ion channel 2-like isoform X1: MNCLSMEPMVNGEIQQEGLSVTADVEEFRPNKSSQDLLKDMYLDACEDDSTSTGASFTTKDAIFAGKKESTRFRGLWKIFSKYADISSLNGVPFIMQSRHCLVKVAWSLLLVGAIGASIFHLYYLFSNYFEYQKYSQVQLKFDSLKFPAVTICNVNMMRISQKRFASEEIQSLFQTEIKWNSSNKSLNNTTDSEVNKKAYELDNEEIQHIADDDDLVPDMSNPCLLEWVKDKERELCQHCSYCWDQGQLSNSSLYEIDDYFQYLFNKQSMDIRQQIGHQKEGLIRMCSFAGRMCGYELFQQVVSPQYGNCYTLHHENFTSRKSGIAGGLELILSLETDEYTPAITSDVGARVIIHEPGTAPFLDDNDIAVSPGMHTFIALKKVEIIRIGEPFSSCISESHTVLDYKYTKPACQKACEQMHIKDRCNCIDSDLDQSMTNTTMSQCKSKEDLKCLYQVRCELETKKDSCNCTDLCRESTYEKTIATLQWPTDSYVNYIRPSVCNGSKPPSFCKLNISNAALRDELVKLNIYFGDLNYEELADEPNYEITNLLSDIGGSIGLWIGMSVLSVFELIHLALEIIRYFSWRKWRKRAEKRKQDKEKTKEGVINS; encoded by the exons ATGAATTGTTTAAG CATGGAGCCAATGGTGAATGGGGAAATACAGCAAGAGGGACTATCTGTTACAGCGGATGTGGAAGAATTCCGTCCAAAT AAGTCTTCTCAAGATCTACTTAAAGACATGTACCTAGACGCCTGCGAAGATGACAGCACCAGCACTGGAGCGTCCTTCACAACAAAGGACGCCATATTTGCTGGAAAAAAGGAATCTACGCGATTCCGAGGACTATGGAAAATATTCTCCAAATACGCAGATATATCCTCTTTAAACGGAGTTCCATTTATTATGCAGTCTCGCCATTGCCTAGTCAAAGTTGCCTGGTCCCTACTCCTAGTTGGCGCCATTGGAGCATCAATATTTCATCTATACTA TCTGTTCTCCAACTATTTTGAGTACCAGAAATATTCTCAAGTCCAACTGAAGTTCGACAGCCTGAAGTTTCCAGCAGTGACAATATGTAATGTGAACATGATGAGAATTTCACAG AAAAGGTTTGCATCTGAAGAAATTCAAAGTTTATTCCAGACAGAGATTAAGTGGAACTCTTCAAATAAGAGTTTAAATAACACAACAGATTCTGAAGTGAACAAAAAAGCATATGAGCT GGATAATGAGGAGATTCAGCACATagcagatgatgatgatttagTACCAGACATGTCCAATCCATGCTTGCTGGAATGGGTCAAGgataaagaaagagaattaTGTCAG CACTGCAGTTACTGCTGGGATCAGGGTCAGTTAAGTAATTCCTCATTGTATGAAATCGATGATTATTTCCAGTATTTGTTCAACAAGCAGTCAAT GGATATACGTCAACAGATTGGTCATCAGAAAGAAGGCTTGATTAGAATGTGCTCTTTTGCTGGACGGATGTGTGGTTATGA ACTGTTTCAACAAGTAGTGTCTCCACAGTATGGAAACTGTTATACATTACATCATGAGAACTTTACTTCCAGAAAAAGTGGAATTGCTGGAG GACTTGAACTGATTTTGTCTCTAGAGACAGATGAGTACACACCTGCCATAACATCTGATGTTGGAGCTAGAGTTATAATTCATGAGCCTGGCACTGCTCCATTTCTGGATGACAATGATATAGCTGTCAGTCCTGGAATGCATACATTCATTGCTTTGAAGAAA GTTGAAATTATTAGGATTGGAGAGCCATTTTCATCATGTATATCTGAAAGTCACACAGTCTTGGACTACAAGTATACAAAACCA gcttGTCAGAAAGCTTGTGAGCAGATGCATATCAAAGATAGATGTAATTGTATTGACTCTGATCTAGATCAGTCCATGACCAACACAACCATGTCTCAGTGCAAGAGTAAGGAAG ACTTGAAATGCTTATATCAAGTGAGATGTGAATTGGAAACTAAAAAAGACTCTTGTAATTGTACAGATCTATGCAG AGAATCTACCTATGAAAAAACAATAGCTACGTTGCAATGGCCAACAGACAGTTATGTT AACTATATAAGACCTAGTGTCTGCAATGGTTCAAAGCCGCCATCGTTTTGCAAACTGAACATATCCAATGCTGctttaag AGATGAACTGGTCAAATTGAACATCTATTTTGGAGATTTGAACTACGAGGAGCTTGCTGATGAGCCCAATTATGAG ATTACCAATTTGCTGTCTGATATTGGAGGTTCTATAGGTCTCTGGATTGGTATGTCAGTGCTGAGTGTGTTTGAACTGATACATCTTGCCTTGGAAATCATTCGTTACTTCTCTTGGaggaaatggagaaagagggcAGAGAAAAGAAAACAGGATAAAGAAAAAACTAAAGAAGGAGTCATCAACAGTTGA